A genomic stretch from Cervus canadensis isolate Bull #8, Minnesota chromosome 27, ASM1932006v1, whole genome shotgun sequence includes:
- the GPR15 gene encoding G-protein coupled receptor 15, with product MDPVMDPEATPVYLEYFFATSHNPDIEETHSHVPYTSVFLPVFYTAVFLIGVSGNLILMSALHFKRGSRRLIDIFIINLAASDFIFVITLPLWVDKEASLGLWRTGSFLCKGSSYVISVNMHCNVFLLTCMSVDRYLAIVCPAVSRKVRRRDCAYAVCASVWFVSCLLGLPTLLSRELTLIEGKPYCAEERATPSKLTWALVALIFTFFAPLVSIVTCYCCITRKLCAHYQHSGKHNKKLRKSIKIIFIVVAAFVLSWLPFNTFKLLAIISGLQEELYLSSAFLQRGMEVCGPLAFANSCVNPFIYYVFDGYIRRAIVRCLCPCLKNYDFGSSTETSDLTKALSNFIHAEDFARKRKRSVSL from the coding sequence ATGGACCCAGTGATGGACCCAGAAGCAACCCCGGTTTACTTGGAATATTTTTTTGCTACAAGCCACAATCCTGATATTGAAGAGACCCACTCCCATGTTCCTTATACATCAGTCTTCCTTCCCGTCTTCTACACAGCTGTGTTCCTGATTGGAGTGTCCGGGAACCTCATTCTCATGAGCGCACTGCATTTCAAACGGGGCAGCCGAAGACTGATTGACATCTTTATCATCAACCTGGCTGCCTCCGACTTCATCTTCGTCATCACCTTGCCTCTCTGGGTGGATAAAGAAGCATCTCTGGGGCTGTGGAGGACAGGCTCTTTCCTGTGCAAAGGAAGCTCCTACGTGATCTCAGTCAACATGCACTGCAATGTCTTCTTGCTCACCTGCATGAGTGTGGACCGCTACCTGGCCATCGTGTGTCCCGCCGTATCCAGGAAAGTCAGGAGGAGAGACTGTGCCTATGCTGTCTGTGCCAGTGTCTGGTTTGTGTCCTGCCTCCTGGGGTTGCCTACCCTTCTGTCCCGGGAGCTTACCCTGATTGAGGGTAAACCATACTGTGCAGAGGAGAGGGCCACTCCCAGCAAACTGACTTGGGCCCTGGTGGccttaatttttaccttttttgccCCTTTGGTGAGCATTGTGACCTGCTACTGTTGCATCACAAGGAAGCTGTGTGCCCATTACCAGCATTCAGGAAAGCATAACAAAAAGCTGAGGAAGTCCATAAAGATCATCTTTATCGTTGTGGCAGCGTTTGTCCTCTCCTGGCTGCCCTTCAACACGTTCAAGCTCCTGGCTATCATCTCTGGGTTGCAGGAAGAACTCTACCTGTCCTCAGCTTTTCTGCAGCGGGGGATGGAGGTGTGTGGGCCGCTGGCATTTGCAAACAGCTGCGTCAACCCCTTCATCTACTATGTCTTTGATGGCTACATCCGCCGGGCCATCGTGCGCTGCTTGTGcccttgcctgaagaactatgactTTGGGAGCAGCACCGAGACATCAGACCTCACGAAGGCTCTCTCCAACTTCATACATGCAGAAGATTTtgccagaaagaggaagaggtcTGTGTCACTCTGA